A genomic stretch from Flavobacterium humidisoli includes:
- a CDS encoding T9SS type A sorting domain-containing protein: MKKNLLFVAVFLMTVQLWAQTIQINEASGWLETAFVKWQPVSGAQTYNVYYTGNGFTDQKIDDQLIRSYGSYFRADIPGLKAGTYTVKVKPVVNGTEGTGATTGNLTVTAHDRNGFAFESGRVPGGYKADGTPKDNAVILYITQNTKNTISMNITGASSNPCIGLQNILYAIKKGKDTRPFIIRLIGNITDMTVMEGGDVVIENANNAASYVTIEGIGDDAVANGWGVRLKSASNIEVSNLGFMNCNSTAGDNVGMQQDNDHVWVHNCDLFYGNAGSDADQIKGDGALDNKTSTYITLSYNHFWDNGKASLLGLSEGTTSGLYITYHHNWFDHSDSRHPRVRYYSAHIYNNYYDGVSKYGAGSTMGSSLFVEGNYFRNSKHPMLTSLQGSDIWDEANQVNNAGTMGTFSGEAGGSIKAFNNTFDASNGTNNMRFVAYNDPNPLYNISGKISSTTDFDAYVAATRGETVSSAVKSKSGANVYNNFDTDANLYVKNLVIDTPAAAKTKTTQYAGRVSGGDLKWTFNNATDDTSSLVITALKTALTNYTGTLVAVQGEGNPPAGTQTLTLTSASNNNQTVVSGTAISSIVFTWGGNATDATVTGLPASGLTFVKNTTSKTITISGTPTATVSYSIATSGTSGSPATGSGTVTVTPAGTQTLTSSGNNSQTVSSGTAIASIVFTWGGNATDATVTGLSASGLSFVKNTTAKTITITGTPTANVSYSVTTSGTAGTPVTASGTITVTTGSTGGSELHNFTTSGKTSTFYSITGNMNSTPGSVTYNGLTLTERLKIESSTSITYTTASASTLTLVFDSNFTGTIKVDNVSYTASAGIVIASIAAGSHTITKGSVANLFYISTVYGGNTLRMAAVTETTAKESTEAPKIVLYPNPVSSILYLSDPEYKVQKVLIYNISGNLVVNSGNSESIDTSGLIPGTYLAKIYTVDGSFNQTLIKK, from the coding sequence ATGAAAAAAAACCTACTTTTCGTGGCTGTCTTTCTCATGACAGTTCAATTATGGGCCCAAACTATCCAAATTAATGAAGCTTCTGGCTGGTTGGAAACTGCTTTTGTAAAATGGCAGCCGGTCAGCGGTGCCCAGACTTACAATGTATATTACACAGGCAACGGATTTACAGACCAGAAAATAGACGACCAGCTTATTAGAAGTTATGGTTCTTATTTCCGAGCTGACATTCCGGGGCTTAAAGCCGGAACTTACACTGTAAAAGTAAAACCTGTTGTAAATGGCACAGAAGGAACTGGAGCTACAACAGGAAATCTAACTGTAACCGCACACGACAGAAACGGATTTGCTTTTGAAAGCGGGCGCGTTCCTGGAGGATACAAAGCAGACGGAACCCCTAAAGATAATGCCGTAATTCTGTACATTACTCAAAATACCAAAAACACCATTTCGATGAATATTACTGGTGCAAGTTCAAATCCTTGCATTGGTTTGCAGAATATTCTTTACGCTATCAAGAAAGGAAAAGATACACGTCCGTTTATTATACGTTTAATCGGAAATATTACTGATATGACGGTTATGGAAGGTGGCGATGTTGTTATTGAAAATGCAAACAATGCTGCAAGCTATGTTACAATTGAAGGTATCGGTGATGATGCCGTTGCAAATGGATGGGGAGTACGATTGAAATCGGCTTCCAACATAGAAGTAAGCAATCTTGGATTTATGAACTGCAACAGTACTGCTGGAGATAACGTAGGAATGCAGCAGGACAATGACCACGTTTGGGTTCATAACTGTGATTTGTTCTACGGAAATGCAGGTAGTGATGCTGACCAAATAAAAGGTGATGGTGCATTAGACAATAAAACTTCAACTTATATCACATTATCGTACAACCACTTTTGGGATAATGGAAAAGCAAGTCTTTTAGGTTTAAGTGAAGGAACAACTTCTGGACTTTATATCACGTATCATCACAACTGGTTTGACCACTCCGACTCACGCCATCCTCGTGTACGTTATTATTCAGCCCATATTTATAACAACTATTATGACGGAGTTTCTAAATATGGAGCAGGATCAACTATGGGATCTTCACTTTTTGTTGAAGGAAACTATTTTAGAAATAGTAAGCACCCAATGCTAACTTCACTACAAGGTTCTGATATTTGGGACGAAGCAAACCAAGTGAATAATGCTGGTACAATGGGAACATTCTCTGGTGAAGCTGGAGGAAGCATAAAAGCTTTCAACAATACTTTTGATGCATCAAATGGAACAAATAATATGCGTTTTGTAGCTTACAACGATCCAAATCCATTGTACAATATTTCAGGAAAAATAAGTTCTACAACAGATTTTGATGCTTACGTAGCCGCAACTAGAGGAGAAACGGTGAGCAGTGCTGTAAAATCTAAATCGGGCGCTAATGTTTACAACAACTTTGATACAGATGCTAATTTGTATGTGAAAAATTTAGTAATCGATACTCCCGCTGCAGCGAAAACAAAAACGACTCAATATGCAGGACGTGTTTCTGGAGGAGATTTAAAATGGACATTTAATAACGCAACGGATGATACTTCTTCTTTAGTCATTACTGCATTAAAAACCGCACTTACAAACTATACTGGAACTTTAGTTGCAGTACAAGGGGAAGGAAATCCACCTGCTGGAACACAGACTTTAACTTTAACTTCTGCCTCAAACAACAATCAAACTGTTGTAAGCGGTACAGCAATTTCTTCAATCGTATTTACATGGGGCGGAAATGCAACTGATGCAACTGTAACAGGATTGCCTGCTTCTGGACTGACATTTGTAAAAAATACTACCTCTAAAACCATAACAATTTCGGGTACACCAACTGCAACAGTTTCGTATTCAATTGCAACTTCTGGAACTAGTGGTTCCCCAGCTACTGGTTCTGGAACTGTAACAGTAACTCCAGCTGGAACACAAACATTAACTTCATCTGGCAACAATAGCCAAACAGTTTCTTCAGGAACAGCAATTGCATCTATTGTATTTACTTGGGGCGGAAACGCTACTGATGCCACTGTAACAGGATTATCTGCTTCTGGATTGTCTTTTGTAAAAAACACAACGGCAAAAACGATAACTATTACTGGAACTCCAACAGCAAATGTATCTTATTCTGTAACAACGTCAGGCACTGCAGGAACACCTGTAACTGCATCAGGAACAATAACAGTTACAACAGGCTCAACTGGTGGATCTGAACTGCATAATTTTACAACATCTGGAAAAACAAGTACCTTCTACTCTATTACAGGAAACATGAATTCAACTCCTGGATCTGTAACTTATAATGGATTAACATTGACTGAGCGTTTAAAAATAGAATCTAGCACATCAATAACGTATACAACAGCCAGCGCTTCTACCCTAACTTTGGTTTTTGACTCAAATTTTACTGGAACTATTAAAGTTGATAATGTTTCCTATACCGCATCTGCCGGAATTGTAATCGCTTCAATTGCTGCTGGTTCTCATACCATAACCAAAGGATCTGTAGCCAACTTATTCTACATTAGTACAGTTTATGGCGGAAACACTTTAAGAATGGCTGCTGTAACTGAAACTACTGCAAAAGAAAGTACAGAAGCTCCTAAAATCGTTTTATATCCAAATCCTGTTTCAAGCATATTATACTTATCAGATCCAGAATACAAAGTACAAAAAGTACTTATTTACAACATCTCTGGAAATCTAGTTGTTAACTCCGGAAATTCTGAAAGCATAGATACAAGCGGTTTAATTCCCGGCACTTACCTAGCCAAAATTTATACTGTTGACGGATCATTTAACCAAACTCTTATAAAAAAGTAA
- a CDS encoding 3-hydroxyanthranilate 3,4-dioxygenase — protein sequence MAIAKPFNLTQWIDENRHLLKPPVGNKNLYVDSGDYIVMIVAGPNARKDYHYNETEELFYQLEGSIKVVIQEDGQRKEMELNAGDMYLHPAKVPHSPVRSEGSIGLVIERKRAGQGFTDGLLWHCDNCNHKLYEVYFELHNIEKDFLPHFEHFYNSEELRTCDNCGTVMETDSRFTAKK from the coding sequence ATGGCTATAGCAAAACCTTTTAACCTCACGCAATGGATTGACGAAAATCGTCATTTACTTAAACCGCCTGTTGGAAATAAAAATCTTTATGTTGATTCTGGAGATTATATTGTAATGATTGTTGCAGGTCCAAATGCACGAAAAGATTATCATTATAACGAAACAGAAGAGCTTTTTTATCAGTTGGAAGGAAGCATTAAGGTTGTCATTCAGGAAGATGGACAGCGTAAAGAAATGGAATTAAATGCAGGCGATATGTATTTGCATCCTGCAAAAGTGCCGCATTCTCCTGTCCGTTCAGAAGGTTCTATCGGACTTGTGATCGAAAGAAAACGTGCAGGACAAGGTTTTACAGATGGCTTGCTTTGGCATTGCGATAACTGCAATCATAAATTATATGAAGTATATTTTGAATTGCATAATATCGAAAAAGACTTTCTTCCTCATTTTGAACATTTTTACAATTCAGAAGAATTAAGAACTTGTGATAATTGCGGAACTGTTATGGAAACAGATTCTAGATTTACGGCTAAGAAATAA
- a CDS encoding S66 peptidase family protein: MITPPYLQKGDTVALLATARKNIDDNLKPTIDLLHSWGLEAVIGSTIGLDYHQLAGTDEQRAADFQKQLDNPNIKAIWCVRGGYGTVRMLDLLDFTKFKQHPKWVIGFSDVTVLHNHLNTMGYKSIHGIMPVTVPRATPDAVSSLKAALFNEPISYSISPTPMNRFGSATGELVGGNLSILYSLLGSPSAIDCKDKILFIEDLDEYLYHIDRMMMNLRRNGCIENLKGIIIGGMTSMKDNEVPWGKNALEIIDDVTKKYNIPVIFNFPAGHIRDNRALIMGNTVSIEVTASGSTVTFKR; this comes from the coding sequence ATGATAACACCACCTTATTTACAAAAAGGAGATACTGTCGCTCTTTTGGCAACAGCAAGAAAAAACATTGATGACAATTTAAAACCAACAATAGATTTATTGCATAGTTGGGGTTTAGAAGCCGTAATTGGATCTACAATTGGATTAGATTATCATCAATTGGCTGGAACAGATGAGCAAAGAGCTGCTGATTTTCAAAAGCAATTAGACAATCCGAATATTAAAGCAATCTGGTGTGTACGAGGCGGGTACGGAACTGTTAGAATGTTAGACTTATTAGATTTTACCAAATTCAAACAGCATCCAAAATGGGTTATTGGTTTTAGCGATGTAACGGTTCTTCATAATCATTTGAATACGATGGGTTACAAATCTATTCATGGCATTATGCCGGTAACAGTTCCAAGAGCGACTCCAGATGCGGTAAGCTCGTTAAAAGCCGCTTTATTTAACGAACCTATTTCCTACTCTATCAGTCCAACTCCCATGAATCGTTTCGGAAGTGCAACTGGAGAATTAGTAGGCGGTAATTTATCTATTTTATATAGTTTATTAGGATCACCATCGGCAATTGACTGCAAGGATAAAATTTTATTTATTGAAGATTTAGACGAATATCTGTATCATATAGACCGTATGATGATGAATCTAAGACGTAACGGATGTATCGAAAATCTAAAAGGAATTATCATTGGCGGAATGACAAGCATGAAAGACAATGAAGTGCCTTGGGGAAAAAATGCCCTAGAAATTATTGATGATGTAACGAAAAAATACAATATTCCCGTAATTTTTAATTTCCCAGCCGGCCATATTAGAGACAACAGAGCTTTAATTATGGGAAATACTGTTTCTATAGAAGTTACTGCTTCTGGAAGTACGGTTACTTTTAAAAGGTAA
- a CDS encoding aldehyde dehydrogenase family protein, which translates to MTTIASQFGMKEALEKLGIKTINEGTSTGINNFSSGEILESYSPVDGKLIASVKMSTAADYEKTIQTAAEAFKTFRLIPAPQRGEIVRQFGEKLRQNKEALGKLVSYEMGKSLQEGYGEVQEMIDICDFAVGLSRQLHGLTMHSERPGHRMYEQYHPLGIVGIISAFNFPVAVWSWNTALAWISGDVCVWKPSEKTPLCGIACQNIIAQVIKENNLPEGISCLINGDYKIGELLTADTRIPLISATGSTRMGKIVAQTVAGRLGKSLLELGGNNAIIVTPDADIKMTVIGAVFGAVGTAGQRCTSTRRLIIHESIYDKVKDALVAAYKQLRIGNPLDENNHVGPLIDTHAVEMYAAALNKVVTEGGKILVEGGVLSGQGYESGCYVKPAIAEAENSFEIVQHETFAPVLYLIKYSGEVENAIEIQNGVAQGLSSAIMTNNLREAERFLSATGSDCGIANVNIGTSGAEIGGAFGGEKETGGGRESGSDAWKIYMRRQTNTINYTTNLPLAQGIKFDL; encoded by the coding sequence ATGACAACAATAGCATCGCAATTTGGAATGAAAGAAGCTCTTGAAAAATTGGGCATCAAGACAATAAATGAAGGAACATCAACGGGAATTAATAATTTTTCTTCAGGAGAAATTTTAGAAAGTTATTCGCCAGTTGACGGAAAATTAATTGCTTCGGTCAAAATGTCAACAGCAGCAGATTACGAAAAAACAATTCAAACTGCGGCAGAAGCTTTTAAAACTTTTAGATTAATTCCTGCTCCTCAGCGTGGTGAAATTGTACGTCAGTTTGGGGAAAAATTGAGACAAAATAAGGAAGCGCTTGGTAAATTGGTTTCTTACGAAATGGGGAAATCATTGCAAGAAGGATATGGGGAAGTACAGGAAATGATTGATATTTGCGATTTTGCGGTAGGTTTATCACGCCAGCTTCACGGTCTAACAATGCATTCTGAAAGGCCAGGCCACCGTATGTACGAGCAATATCATCCGTTAGGAATTGTTGGAATTATTTCTGCATTTAATTTCCCGGTTGCAGTTTGGTCTTGGAACACAGCTTTGGCATGGATCTCTGGAGATGTTTGCGTTTGGAAACCTTCAGAAAAGACACCTCTTTGTGGTATTGCTTGCCAAAATATAATTGCTCAAGTTATTAAAGAAAATAATCTTCCAGAAGGAATTTCGTGCTTAATAAACGGAGATTACAAAATAGGGGAGTTATTGACTGCAGACACTCGTATTCCGCTTATTTCTGCGACTGGTTCGACTAGAATGGGAAAAATTGTAGCACAAACTGTTGCAGGAAGACTAGGGAAATCATTATTAGAATTAGGAGGAAATAATGCTATTATTGTTACTCCAGATGCAGATATTAAAATGACGGTTATCGGAGCTGTTTTTGGAGCTGTTGGAACAGCTGGACAACGTTGTACTTCTACTAGAAGATTGATTATTCATGAAAGTATTTATGATAAAGTAAAAGACGCGCTAGTTGCGGCTTATAAACAATTAAGAATCGGAAATCCGCTGGACGAAAATAATCATGTTGGACCACTAATTGATACTCATGCTGTCGAAATGTATGCAGCAGCTTTAAATAAAGTAGTGACTGAAGGCGGAAAAATTTTGGTAGAAGGTGGAGTACTTTCTGGTCAAGGTTACGAAAGTGGTTGTTATGTAAAGCCTGCAATTGCAGAAGCTGAAAATTCATTTGAAATTGTCCAGCACGAAACATTTGCTCCAGTTTTATATTTAATTAAATATTCTGGTGAAGTAGAAAATGCAATCGAAATTCAAAATGGAGTTGCTCAAGGATTATCTTCTGCGATTATGACGAATAATTTACGTGAAGCCGAAAGATTTTTATCTGCAACAGGTTCTGATTGCGGAATTGCTAATGTTAATATTGGAACGTCTGGAGCAGAAATTGGAGGTGCTTTCGGAGGTGAAAAAGAAACTGGAGGCGGACGCGAATCAGGTTCCGATGCTTGGAAAATTTATATGAGACGTCAAACGAATACAATCAATTATACAACGAATCTTCCATTGGCGCAAGGGATCAAATTTGATTTATAA
- a CDS encoding Bax inhibitor-1/YccA family membrane protein, whose product MNFNSKNPFLNSKRFSSNTESRTEVHQAQIIDYNQEMTVSGTINKTAILFLILCGAAMVTWWMAFNGMNPMLPTIGGAIVGFILVLVSSFKPQLSPYLAPGYALFEGLFIGGISAIFELKFPGIVINAVGATLVTFLVCLGLYKFRIVKVTEQFKSVVVAATLAIATYYLISWVVSMFTSWQPVHYGNSMMSIGISVFVIIIAALNLFLDFDLIEKGAREKMPKFMEWYGAMGLMITLVWLYIEFLRLLSKLSSKD is encoded by the coding sequence ATGAACTTTAATTCAAAAAATCCATTTTTAAACAGTAAGCGTTTTTCGTCTAATACTGAATCAAGAACAGAAGTACACCAAGCTCAGATTATTGATTACAATCAAGAAATGACGGTATCTGGAACCATCAACAAAACAGCAATCTTATTTTTAATTTTATGTGGAGCTGCTATGGTAACATGGTGGATGGCTTTTAACGGAATGAACCCTATGTTGCCTACAATTGGAGGAGCAATTGTTGGTTTCATTTTAGTATTAGTTTCTTCGTTCAAACCACAGCTATCTCCTTACCTAGCACCAGGATATGCTTTATTTGAAGGATTATTTATAGGAGGTATTTCTGCAATATTTGAATTAAAATTTCCCGGAATAGTAATTAATGCAGTTGGTGCAACACTTGTTACTTTCTTAGTTTGCCTTGGTTTATACAAATTTAGAATTGTTAAAGTTACGGAACAGTTCAAATCTGTTGTTGTAGCGGCAACATTGGCCATTGCTACTTATTACTTAATCTCTTGGGTGGTATCTATGTTTACCAGCTGGCAGCCTGTTCATTATGGAAACTCTATGATGAGTATTGGGATTAGCGTTTTTGTTATTATCATAGCAGCTCTTAATCTTTTCCTAGATTTTGATTTAATTGAAAAAGGAGCCAGAGAAAAAATGCCAAAATTTATGGAATGGTACGGAGCAATGGGATTAATGATTACATTGGTTTGGTTATATATCGAATTCTTAAGACTTTTATCAAAACTTTCTAGTAAAGACTAA
- a CDS encoding serine hydrolase domain-containing protein — translation MKKILFFALFLSFINPFYGQKNGSRAEEIRKQYKIPELAYAVVSSDSVLEIEVLGFQRYKSSHKAKINDIFRLGSITKTITSYIATTLVKEGKIKWNTKFFDLYPELKAESNPEIYNVTLQDFLTFRAPIPTWSYGNETPNQQEIKGNNQEQRYEFISWFFKQKQIVSEKQEWYGSNPSFVAAGLMLEKATGKSYESLVQELGKKLNINFGFGQPNVTDINQPWGHDENLKPEKSLVNYKLNWLSSAGNINVNLPDFCKFTQMQLQGLLGKSKVLSEEEFNKMHFGFPEFSFGWYSEINEKSGLKYSFHYGNPGTFLTKVYICKDIDKAFILFANVQSEEADKGLMLFLAELQKQYGG, via the coding sequence ATGAAAAAAATACTGTTTTTTGCTTTATTCTTGAGCTTTATAAATCCATTTTACGGGCAAAAAAATGGTTCTCGAGCAGAGGAAATCAGAAAACAATATAAAATTCCAGAATTGGCGTATGCAGTTGTTTCTTCAGATTCTGTTCTTGAAATTGAGGTTTTAGGATTTCAGCGTTATAAGTCTTCTCATAAAGCAAAAATTAATGATATTTTTCGTTTAGGATCCATCACAAAAACAATCACAAGTTATATTGCAACGACTTTAGTTAAAGAAGGAAAAATAAAGTGGAATACCAAATTTTTTGACTTATATCCTGAATTAAAAGCAGAAAGTAATCCAGAAATTTATAATGTAACCTTGCAAGATTTCTTGACATTTAGAGCACCAATTCCGACTTGGTCTTACGGAAATGAAACTCCAAATCAACAAGAAATTAAAGGAAATAATCAAGAACAGCGTTATGAATTTATAAGCTGGTTTTTTAAGCAAAAACAAATTGTTTCTGAAAAACAAGAATGGTATGGTTCCAATCCCAGTTTTGTTGCTGCAGGCTTAATGCTCGAGAAAGCAACTGGAAAAAGTTATGAAAGTTTAGTGCAAGAATTGGGTAAAAAGCTAAATATTAACTTCGGTTTTGGACAGCCAAACGTTACTGATATAAACCAGCCTTGGGGACATGATGAAAATTTGAAGCCTGAAAAATCATTAGTGAATTATAAATTAAATTGGCTTTCCTCGGCAGGAAATATCAATGTCAATCTTCCTGATTTTTGCAAATTTACGCAGATGCAATTACAAGGTCTCTTAGGAAAATCAAAAGTACTATCTGAAGAAGAATTTAATAAAATGCATTTTGGTTTTCCAGAATTTTCTTTTGGATGGTATTCTGAAATAAATGAAAAATCGGGCCTAAAATATTCTTTTCACTACGGAAATCCAGGAACATTTTTAACCAAAGTGTATATTTGCAAAGACATCGATAAAGCTTTTATCTTATTTGCCAATGTGCAGTCTGAAGAAGCTGACAAAGGTTTGATGTTGTTTTTGGCTGAGCTGCAAAAACAATATGGAGGTTAA
- a CDS encoding endonuclease/exonuclease/phosphatase family protein, whose amino-acid sequence MPLKYKFCSIFLFSLTVLFSQPKKYKIHTIAFYNFENLYDTVNDEFTNDDEWTPNGAQRWTTEKYQQKLKNLARVISEIGMPENSNAPTLIGGAEIENRGVLEDLIKEPKLLPLDLGIIHFDSPDKRGIDVALLYQKKYFRPTSYSNIPLIIYKKEIIKKEQEEEVLDDEIEVKKEDKNRVFTRDQLLVSGFLEGEEIHIIVNHWPSRSGGEKATMIFREAAGKLNRKIIDSLQQINPQAKVLTMGDFNDGPFNKSIKTGLGAKGIKSEVAEFDVFNPFEELAKKGLGTIAYRDSWNIFDQIIMTESLIKADFSTFNFWKAGIFNKPYLIQNFGAYKGYPLRNTLSEAGFSDHFPVYIYLIKEF is encoded by the coding sequence ATGCCGTTAAAATATAAATTCTGTTCGATTTTTCTTTTTTCGTTGACCGTTCTATTTAGCCAACCCAAAAAATACAAAATCCACACCATAGCTTTTTACAATTTTGAAAATCTTTACGACACGGTAAATGATGAATTTACAAATGATGACGAATGGACGCCAAATGGAGCACAACGTTGGACAACAGAAAAATACCAGCAGAAATTAAAAAACTTAGCAAGGGTTATTTCTGAAATAGGAATGCCCGAAAATTCAAATGCGCCAACCTTAATTGGTGGAGCTGAAATAGAAAATCGTGGCGTTCTAGAAGATTTAATAAAAGAACCAAAGCTATTGCCACTAGATTTAGGAATCATTCATTTTGATTCTCCAGACAAACGAGGAATCGATGTGGCTTTGCTATATCAGAAAAAATATTTTAGACCCACTTCTTATTCGAATATTCCTTTAATTATTTATAAAAAAGAAATTATCAAAAAAGAGCAAGAAGAGGAAGTTTTGGATGACGAAATTGAAGTAAAAAAAGAAGATAAAAATCGAGTTTTTACAAGAGACCAGCTTTTGGTTTCGGGATTTTTGGAAGGCGAAGAAATACATATTATTGTCAATCACTGGCCGTCCAGATCTGGTGGAGAAAAAGCAACAATGATATTTCGTGAAGCCGCAGGAAAATTGAACCGAAAAATTATCGATTCATTACAGCAAATTAATCCGCAGGCAAAAGTATTGACAATGGGAGATTTTAATGATGGACCATTTAATAAAAGTATAAAAACAGGGTTAGGAGCTAAGGGAATAAAATCTGAAGTAGCTGAATTTGATGTTTTTAATCCGTTTGAAGAGCTTGCTAAAAAAGGCTTAGGAACTATTGCTTATCGGGACTCTTGGAATATTTTTGATCAAATTATCATGACAGAATCTTTAATTAAAGCCGATTTTTCGACTTTTAATTTTTGGAAAGCAGGTATTTTCAATAAGCCTTATCTTATTCAGAATTTTGGGGCTTATAAAGGTTATCCTTTACGGAATACACTCAGCGAAGCAGGTTTTAGTGATCATTTTCCGGTTTATATTTATTTGATAAAAGAGTTTTAA
- a CDS encoding MBL fold metallo-hydrolase, with the protein MTHCVRLLLCFLLVTTNIFSQKEKPSFSVVPLGVMGGIDEKNLSSYLIAPSNTTDYICLDAGTVNAGIEKAIEKKTFKVSTNEVLRKYIKGYLISHAHLDHVSGLIINSPADSSKTVYATNKCMEMMENHYFNDQTWANFGDSGPGFPLKKYHFQTLNLGEETALTNTKMTVKAFSLSHVNPFESTAFLVKSNNDYALYLGDTGPDEVEKSNNLRDLWTVVAPLVKAKQLKGIFIEVSFPNEQPDKFLFGHLTPNYLMKELHVLEELSGKGSLENFKIIITHLKPPTKNIAKIKEQLKAQNDLGLKIIYPEQGKKFEL; encoded by the coding sequence ATGACCCATTGCGTTAGGCTTCTGCTTTGTTTTCTTTTAGTTACAACCAATATATTTTCTCAAAAAGAAAAACCATCTTTTTCTGTAGTTCCTTTAGGAGTAATGGGCGGAATTGACGAAAAAAATCTTTCCTCCTATTTAATAGCTCCATCAAATACCACCGATTATATCTGCCTTGATGCCGGAACTGTAAATGCTGGTATTGAAAAAGCTATAGAAAAGAAAACTTTTAAAGTTTCCACAAATGAAGTTTTACGAAAATACATTAAAGGATATTTGATTTCTCATGCCCATTTAGATCATGTTTCAGGGTTGATCATCAATTCTCCTGCCGATTCTTCAAAGACGGTTTACGCTACTAATAAGTGCATGGAAATGATGGAAAATCATTATTTTAACGATCAGACTTGGGCAAATTTTGGAGACTCGGGACCTGGTTTTCCTTTAAAAAAATACCACTTTCAAACCTTAAATTTAGGCGAAGAAACTGCTTTAACGAATACTAAAATGACGGTTAAAGCATTTTCTCTAAGTCATGTTAATCCGTTTGAGAGCACTGCATTCTTAGTTAAAAGCAACAATGATTATGCTTTGTATTTGGGTGATACAGGACCAGATGAAGTAGAAAAAAGCAATAATCTTCGTGATTTATGGACAGTTGTTGCTCCATTGGTAAAGGCCAAACAATTGAAGGGAATTTTTATTGAAGTTTCTTTTCCAAATGAACAGCCAGATAAATTTTTGTTTGGTCATTTGACTCCGAATTATTTAATGAAAGAACTTCATGTTCTAGAAGAGTTGTCAGGAAAAGGTTCTCTTGAAAACTTTAAAATTATTATTACACATTTGAAACCTCCAACAAAGAATATTGCAAAGATTAAAGAGCAGCTAAAAGCTCAAAATGATTTAGGATTGAAGATTATTTATCCTGAACAGGGGAAGAAATTTGAGTTGTAA